The genomic segment GTGTCGCGCTCTGGGTCCACGGTCACAAACAGCGGGGCGACCTGATTTGCTTCAGATCCAAGCTTGTCCAGCACGCTACCCATATAGGCCAGAGTGGTTGGGCAGATGTCCGGGCAATTGGTAAAGCCGAAGAATACAAGCTGCCAACGACCTTTATAATCGTCTTGGGTGACGGCCTGCTCGTCGTGATCGATTAACGCGAATTCGGAACGAATATCTGCGTCGCCGCGATAGACGGCCTGATGCGAGGGGATATGGCCGGGGCGCATAACCGCAAAACCTGCAACGACAACAACAGCTGCGATTGCTGTGGTCCAAAGAATTATGCGAAGCCGACGATGGGTCGTGGTGATCTTGGTCATAGTATGTCTTTCACTGGTGGTTCGCCCGCCTCCTGGACGGGCGAACCAAGGGCGTCAGCCTTTTTGATCTTCGGTATGGGGCGTTTCCATATGCTCTTTCATGGACTGCATCATCTCGTTGCAGGTCTCCATCATCGGCCCCATCTCGGCCATCATTTTCATCATGGGCATCATCCCTTCCATGCCCTTCATGTCAGCCATGTCGCCTTTCATATGCTCGCCATCGGCCATCGGCATATCCCCGGTCTCGGGTTTAGCCTCCTGCGCCTGAGCGATAGTGGCGACAAGCAGCAAACCTGTCAGGGCTGCGGTGGTAAGTTTCACTGTGTAGGTCATGTTAGTTCCTTTCGATTGAGGTTTAGTCTGTCGAGGTGTCCGGTTTTGCCACCGGATCGTTTTTGGCGCAGCCAGAGCCGCCGCGCATGCACAGCCCTAGGGCGCACATGGCGGCACAAGGGGCGAGACTGAGGAGCAAGGGCGCGGCCCCCACGGCGGTCAACCACTCCCAATTCAGCGCTGCACCTCCACCGATGGCGGCAAAGCCGGTCAGCATGAGGATCTGGCGCCGCGAAGGCATGGTGATCGCGAATGAGGGCCGGTTCGCTTTTACAAAATGGGTCATAGTTGGGTTCATCCTTTTGTAATGACGCGTTGGATTTGAGAAATTGCTGCCCGGCTGTCCCACGCAGCGGGGCCAATCTTGCGGGCAACCTCGCGGCCTTGGGGGTTAACCAGCAGTGTTGTGGGCAGGCCGACAACGCCAAAGGCCATCATCCCCCGCAACTGGTTTGCCAGATAAAGGTCGAGATGCGTGATGCCGATCTCCGTATAGAACGCGCGCACAGCGTCGAACCCGCCCTTGTCGATTGAGAGTGCAAGAACGTGAAACTCCGGGCCACCCAATCGTTCCTGAAGCCGGTCAAGGGTTGGCATCTCATGGCGGCAGGGAGCGCACCATGTCGCCCAGATGTTGAGCAAAAGCGTCCGGCCACGAAACTCGGCCAAAGTCAGGCTCCGCCCGGCCCCATCCGTGATGGGCGGCGACAGCATAGGTAAAGGCTTTTGATGCTCTACCATCAGGGTCCGCGCCGCGACAGGCGTGGACCCAAGCGCCAGTGCGCCGCCCAGAAAAACGCGCCGCTTCACGCCCCCTGCTCCTGTTGCAGACGACGCACCACTGGAAGAATGTCGTTCTCCAGAGACTGCCGGTCAAATGGACCGACATGTTTGTAAGCGATGCTCCCTTCGGCATCGATAACAAAGGTTTCCGGCACGCCATAGACGCCCCAGTCGATTGAGGTCCGGCCAGAACTATCGGCACCGATCCGGTCATAGGGGTCGCCAAGCTCAGCCAAGAATCTTCGGGCGGCAGCGGGCTTGTCCTTGAGGTTGATACCGTGGATCAGCACGGTTTTCGTTTGGGCCAGTTCCACCAGCAGCGGCATCTCAACCCGGCATGGCACGCACCAAGAAGCCCAGACGTTCACCAGTGAAACTTCGCCGTGCAGATCTGCCGCAGACAAGCCGTTTTCGCGTCCGTCAATGGGGGGCAGATCAAACTCCGGGATGTCCCGGCCGAGCATTGTGCTGGGAAGGCTGTCTTCATTGTTGAACAGCCCCCACAGGAAGGCCGCTGCGATTGCTACGAAGACCGTCACAGGAAGTGCGGCGATTAGCACAAACCATCGCGGCTTGCGGACATTTCGCTCAATACCGCTCATGATCCCTCCTCGCTTCTGGAGGTAATCTCGGCTTGATAGTCGCGTTCCCGCTCGGGCCAAGTGCTCTTGATATAGCCGAGGATCGCCGTAATTTCGTCATCGCTTAAAATGCCATCAAACACCGGCATGTCGCTTTCATAACCGGGCACAACCGAGGCCAGCCCGTTCTTGGTAATGTCGAAAAGCTGCTGATCCGCGTGGTGCCATGTATGACCCGTTTCATCATGCGGCGGTGCGGGCATGCGGCCATTGTCGAGCCGCCTGCGCCAGTCAGGTTGGCCCTCGAGGTCTGTGCCGTGGCAGGAGGCGCAGGTCTCCTCATAGAGTCCCGCGCCAAGCTCAATCATCTCTGCGTCCACCGGCACGCCGAACACGGCGAGCGCCGGAGGGCTGTCCTCCTTCCCCCCGGCCCAGACAGCGACCGCCGCCGCGCCCGCGACACCGATAGCGGCGGTCAGACCCAACCGGTTCATGCGGGCCGCCGCAGGTATTTGATCAAGGCCAGCACACCCAGCACCAGCACCGCTAGCACCAAGAGGAAGAGCAGGCCACAGACGATAATCATTCCGACCGACATCGGCCCGTTCATCATGCCCATCATTCTATCCTCATTCATTTGAATACACGGCCACGCCGTCCTCACCGAAGGCGTAGGTCTTGAGCGTGCCGCTCTTGCCTGCCATGCCGGGCGCGTTCTGGGGCATACCGGGCAGCGTGATGCCGGTGACCTCGGGGCGCTCGGATGTCAGACGCTGGATAATCTCAACAGGCACCAAACCGCTGACGTAGTAGCCATCGACCTCGGCAAGGTGGCACCCCAGCCCCTGTTCTGGCACGCCGACCTCGACCGAGCGTTTGTCGAAATTCCGGTCGTCAATACGGGTGACGTGATAGCCATTCTCTTCGGCATAATCGGCGTAAGCATCGCAGCAGCCGCAGGACGGATCGCGCCAGATGGTCATTTGGCGATCTGCGGGGACGGTGCTTGCCGCAGTGTCGGCGGGCGTCGTCTTGTCGCTTTCAGCCATGCCGAAGGTGGCAAAGCCGATGATACCGGCGGCGGCTACGGCCGCGGCCGCGCCGAAGGTGTATTTCCTGTTCATGTCTGATCTCCTTGAGGGATGTTGAGAGGTTCAAAGGTCATGCCGCCATCGCGGCTGACGGAAAGAATGCCGTCGCGAACGGCGGCAAGATGCTGAGGGTCGACAGGATCGACAGCCAGCGCGTCGATCTTTCCCGCCGCTGCGCGCGTCCAATTCACTCCAGCATCTGTCGACGTCCAAAGGCCGCTTTCCAGCCCGGCATAGAGCCGTTCAGACGCTTTGGGCGACAGCGCGAGATGGCGGACAGACTGTCCCTCAGGCAAGGGTTCGGCAGACGGCGGTGTCTTGCCCGCAGCCAGCGCATCCATCGCGTCGCCCGGTGTCACATCCTGCCAGCGGCAAAAGCAATCAGGCACGCGGGTCAGCCCGGCGTCGGTTCCGGCATAGAGCCAGATGCCGCCCATGCCGGTCGGATTGCCAACCGATGCGAGCGTCAGCACTTCGCGTTCAGCCCCGTTGAGGTAGGGCCGATCCATGACGAACTCCCAGCTTTCACCCGCATCTATGCTGCGCCAAAGCCCGTCCTCTGCAAGAGCGGCGTAGAGCATGTCTGGCTCGAGCGCACTATGGGTCAGTGCCGTGACGCGGGTCGCGGGCAGGCCCGCGCCGGCGTCGGCCCATGTGCTGCCCCCATCGCGACTGCGCATGAGCCCGACAGGATCGATTGCCGCGAACATCGTGCCAGGAGTCTCGGGATGGCTTGCGATTGCGGCAATTGAGCGCTCCACCGGCGAAGGCTTGGCTTCTTGCGAAGATGACAGGTGCCATAGCCTGCGCTTTGAGGCCGCGACAAGCACGGCGCCGTCGAAACCCAAGGCTTGGATCGGCACCCCTTTTGATAGCGCGAAAGAGGGATCAGGTAGGATCAGCGTGGCACCAACTGCGGCAAGTCCGCCGGTCAGCACACGCCTGCGCGACATCGCGCGAGTGGATTGAATAGGCATGAGGGTCGTTCCCGAAAGTGACAGGTAGGGTCGAGCGCGCCGCTGCCCGTTGGCAGCAAGCGTCGCGAAACCGGGCCGTCACCCTTGGGTGCGGCCGGTCAACTCAGGGAGATGGTTCGCGGTGGGAAAGGATCAGACCCGGGATCGACCCCGGTGAGGTCAAGATCGCCCGGCACCGGCACAAAGAAGCCCTGGACGCTTTCGGGTTGGGACTGAAGCATCTGCGAGGTCACAAAGACGGGTGCTGTGCAATCAATGTCGCACACCGCTTCGCCTTGATTTTCCTGCAAACAAGCGGTGCAGCCACCGTCCTCTTCCATTATTGCGGATGAGGTCACACCTGACATCTGCATCGACATGTTCGCCGCCGCCAAATCATGCGCCAAGATGCCCGTTAAAAGCACGAGCGAGAGGCAGAATGTGGCAAGGCGAAGCAGGATGCGCATGGAAGAGATATAGGGACCCGATGTGTTGCTGTCGATCCCCTCACCAGAAAGTGAGGGTGCGCAAAACGCCGCACGCTCATAGATCAGCAAGACGCAGCGCATGGCAAGCGACCTCAGCGGTCGTGCGACGCCCGATCACTGAGTTCTCCCTCTTCGCCAGCGCCCGTCGCACCGCCTTCATGCCCGAACAGCGCGGCATGCTTATGGGAATTCCCAGAAGTTTCAAATTCAAGACTCGAGTGGCCAATGCCGAATTCGTCTGCGAGACTTTTCTTGACCGCCTGCTTTACAACCTCCAAGTCCGTCCAATCTCGTCCGCTCAACACCACATGACAATCAAGCGCCACTTCATGCTCTTGCATCTGCCAGAGATGGACGTGATGCACATCGCGGACGCCCTCGACATCGGTCATCGCCTTAACCACTGCGCCAGCATCCATGTCGGGCGGGCTGCCCAGCATCAGCATGCGGATCGGGCTCCCGATTTCGGTAAGTGCGAGGTAAAGGATGTAAAGCGCGATACCGATGGTGATCGCGGGATCGACCCACCGAAGGTCATATAGAATGATCAGTGTGCCACCAATGATTACCGCTACCGAAGCCAGCGCATCCGACAGGTTGTGCAAGAACAAGGCCCTGATGTTAACGCTGCCCTTTTGCATCGAATAGGTCAGCAGCGCCGTCAGCGTATCGACCATGAGCGCGACACCACCCAGAATGACTACCGTCCACCCTGCCACCTGAGGTGGATCAATCATGCGCATCCCGCCTTCGTAGATCAAATATACTCCAACGAGAATAAGCGTGGTGTAGTTAATCAGCGCCGCGACGATTTCGATCCGGCCATAGCCAAATGTCATCCGAGCATCTGCCGGGCGCCGCGCGATCTTACGTGCAACGAAGGCGATGACAAGCGACGCCATATCGGAAAAATTATGCAGCGCGTCCGCAATAAGCGCGAGCGACCCCGCAAGAATACCGCCAATGATTTGCGCCACGGTCAGTAGGGCATTCGCCCAGATGGCCAATGATACTTTGCGGTCGCCGCTCTCGGGGTCAATATGAGCATGATCATGTGCCATCAGCCTTTCCCTTTAATGCAATGTGTATCAAAACGCGGGGCGCCCCGCGTTTTGATGTCTTGCCCCGCAAGCAAAGCAAAGCCTGGTTAGCAGCAGCCCGATGTTTTTTCGTCACGGGAGATTTTCTGCACCAGTTTTGCTGTTTCTTTGCCGCTGGCTTCCCGTGCCACATCGGCCTGTGCGACGATGCCGCAGCATTTACCAGCCGCATCAGTGACTACTGCACGCCTTACCTGCTTCTCTTCCATCTTGGTGCAGCACTCCTCGACATCATCGTCGGGCGCGGTAGTCAGCACGTCTTTTGACATGACGTCAGACGCGCGCGTATCGGGGCCTTTTCCCTGCGCAACCGCACCGCAGCAAATGTCGCGATCCGTAACAACGGCAAACGGCGCGCCGGCGTCGTTCACCACCGGAATGGAGCCGACCGAATTGTCATCCATCAGCTTCGCGGCCTCCTGAACCGAGGCGTCGGGGCCGCAGCAGGTCGGGTTGCTCGTCATGATTTCCTGAACTTGCATGATCTTACTCCCTGATTGGGTAACAGGGTGAAAACCCGAGAGCCGACATGCATGTTCCTGTGAACACGACACTCAGCAATTCTCAGCGCAGGGTCCTATGCAGCGTCATAGCTTGAGAACACCTCGCTGCTGCCATCACGGGCAATCAGATAGACGTCATAGGCGTCGCGCTCACTCTCCGGCCCCATCCCCGGCGAGCCATAGGGCATCCCCGGCACGGCAAGACCGATGGCATCTGGGCGCTCGGCCAGCAGGTTGCGGATGTCGGCAGGTGGGACGTGACCTTCGATCATATAGCCATCGATCTTTCCGGTGTGACAAGAGGCCATTTCCTGCGGGATGCCGTTGTCTTGCTTGTATTTGATCAAGAGCGTTCCCATGCTGCGTTCGGTGGTGACGGCAAAACCTTCGT from the Sulfitobacter pontiacus genome contains:
- a CDS encoding cytochrome c, whose product is MNRLGLTAAIGVAGAAAVAVWAGGKEDSPPALAVFGVPVDAEMIELGAGLYEETCASCHGTDLEGQPDWRRRLDNGRMPAPPHDETGHTWHHADQQLFDITKNGLASVVPGYESDMPVFDGILSDDEITAILGYIKSTWPERERDYQAEITSRSEEGS
- a CDS encoding DUF411 domain-containing protein, which produces MFLTRRSLLACSASFAAAPFAAWAEQKPAIHVMKDPNCGCCSAWIEILENEGFAVTTERSMGTLLIKYKQDNGIPQEMASCHTGKIDGYMIEGHVPPADIRNLLAERPDAIGLAVPGMPYGSPGMGPESERDAYDVYLIARDGSSEVFSSYDAA
- a CDS encoding CBS domain-containing protein encodes the protein MQVQEIMTSNPTCCGPDASVQEAAKLMDDNSVGSIPVVNDAGAPFAVVTDRDICCGAVAQGKGPDTRASDVMSKDVLTTAPDDDVEECCTKMEEKQVRRAVVTDAAGKCCGIVAQADVAREASGKETAKLVQKISRDEKTSGCC
- a CDS encoding exo-alpha-sialidase; this encodes MPIQSTRAMSRRRVLTGGLAAVGATLILPDPSFALSKGVPIQALGFDGAVLVAASKRRLWHLSSSQEAKPSPVERSIAAIASHPETPGTMFAAIDPVGLMRSRDGGSTWADAGAGLPATRVTALTHSALEPDMLYAALAEDGLWRSIDAGESWEFVMDRPYLNGAEREVLTLASVGNPTGMGGIWLYAGTDAGLTRVPDCFCRWQDVTPGDAMDALAAGKTPPSAEPLPEGQSVRHLALSPKASERLYAGLESGLWTSTDAGVNWTRAAAGKIDALAVDPVDPQHLAAVRDGILSVSRDGGMTFEPLNIPQGDQT
- a CDS encoding SCO family protein, with amino-acid sequence MTKITTTHRRLRIILWTTAIAAVVVVAGFAVMRPGHIPSHQAVYRGDADIRSEFALIDHDEQAVTQDDYKGRWQLVFFGFTNCPDICPTTLAYMGSVLDKLGSEANQVAPLFVTVDPERDTPEVLKDYVANFHPQLTGLTGSTAQVSAAADAFKVYHEKLSNETAPDGYMMAHAGHIYLMAPDGRFDAVFLESAQPVEEMAEQISMRIAKEKRNH
- a CDS encoding DsbE family thiol:disulfide interchange protein, which translates into the protein MSGIERNVRKPRWFVLIAALPVTVFVAIAAAFLWGLFNNEDSLPSTMLGRDIPEFDLPPIDGRENGLSAADLHGEVSLVNVWASWCVPCRVEMPLLVELAQTKTVLIHGINLKDKPAAARRFLAELGDPYDRIGADSSGRTSIDWGVYGVPETFVIDAEGSIAYKHVGPFDRQSLENDILPVVRRLQQEQGA
- a CDS encoding DUF411 domain-containing protein gives rise to the protein MNRKYTFGAAAAVAAAGIIGFATFGMAESDKTTPADTAASTVPADRQMTIWRDPSCGCCDAYADYAEENGYHVTRIDDRNFDKRSVEVGVPEQGLGCHLAEVDGYYVSGLVPVEIIQRLTSERPEVTGITLPGMPQNAPGMAGKSGTLKTYAFGEDGVAVYSNE
- a CDS encoding TlpA disulfide reductase family protein, which codes for MKRRVFLGGALALGSTPVAARTLMVEHQKPLPMLSPPITDGAGRSLTLAEFRGRTLLLNIWATWCAPCRHEMPTLDRLQERLGGPEFHVLALSIDKGGFDAVRAFYTEIGITHLDLYLANQLRGMMAFGVVGLPTTLLVNPQGREVARKIGPAAWDSRAAISQIQRVITKG
- a CDS encoding cation diffusion facilitator family transporter: MAHDHAHIDPESGDRKVSLAIWANALLTVAQIIGGILAGSLALIADALHNFSDMASLVIAFVARKIARRPADARMTFGYGRIEIVAALINYTTLILVGVYLIYEGGMRMIDPPQVAGWTVVILGGVALMVDTLTALLTYSMQKGSVNIRALFLHNLSDALASVAVIIGGTLIILYDLRWVDPAITIGIALYILYLALTEIGSPIRMLMLGSPPDMDAGAVVKAMTDVEGVRDVHHVHLWQMQEHEVALDCHVVLSGRDWTDLEVVKQAVKKSLADEFGIGHSSLEFETSGNSHKHAALFGHEGGATGAGEEGELSDRASHDR